The Corynebacterium simulans genome contains a region encoding:
- a CDS encoding GNAT family N-acetyltransferase, whose protein sequence is MDAIVIWNAYETTIFLDPAAQGQGMGTNVASIKLHEKFGFANVGTFKEVSYKRGHWLNLAHLQLLV, encoded by the coding sequence ATGGACGCAATTGTAATCTGGAACGCATACGAAACCACCATTTTTTTGGATCCGGCAGCCCAAGGCCAAGGCATGGGCACCAACGTCGCATCCATCAAGTTGCATGAGAAGTTCGGTTTTGCCAATGTAGGAACGTTCAAAGAGGTGTCCTACAAGAGGGGACACTGGCTAAATCTCGCCCATTTGCAGCTGCTCGTTTAG